The following coding sequences are from one Azospirillum humicireducens window:
- a CDS encoding YeiH family protein, producing MFGQIGSVLPGIALCAAVTVLAFAAGWGEARLFGEPWIEALVLAILIGTALRTMWTPSALWRPGIAFSAKTLLEVAVVLLGATVSAATILSAGPALLLGIAAVVLVAVAAGFGIGRLLGLPVRMALLVACGNAICGNSAIAAVAPVIDADSEDVAASIAYTAVLGVAVVLALPVIGLGLKLSGVQYGALAGLTVYAVPQVIAAAAPLGSTAVQVGTLVKLVRVLMLGPVCLILSLLAPQLDRTASAARRPAAPPVRRLVPWFIQGFLAMIALRSLDLIPQPALVPMGHAATLLTVVSMAALGLGVDVRTVARAGGRVTAAVVLCLLMLGAVSLGLIHLIGLA from the coding sequence ATGTTCGGCCAAATCGGCAGCGTTCTGCCCGGCATCGCCCTGTGCGCCGCGGTCACGGTCCTGGCCTTCGCCGCCGGCTGGGGGGAGGCGCGGCTGTTCGGCGAGCCGTGGATCGAGGCGCTGGTGCTGGCGATCCTGATCGGCACCGCGCTGCGCACGATGTGGACGCCGTCCGCGCTCTGGCGTCCGGGCATCGCCTTCTCGGCCAAGACCCTGCTGGAGGTGGCGGTCGTGCTGCTCGGCGCGACGGTCAGCGCCGCCACCATCCTGTCGGCCGGACCGGCGCTTCTGCTGGGCATCGCCGCCGTGGTTCTGGTCGCAGTCGCGGCGGGGTTCGGCATCGGCCGGCTGCTCGGCCTGCCGGTGCGGATGGCTCTGCTGGTGGCTTGCGGCAACGCCATCTGCGGCAATTCCGCCATCGCCGCGGTGGCGCCGGTGATCGATGCGGACAGCGAGGACGTTGCCGCCTCCATCGCCTACACCGCCGTGCTGGGGGTGGCCGTCGTGCTGGCCCTGCCCGTGATCGGCCTCGGGTTGAAGCTGAGCGGCGTGCAGTATGGCGCGCTGGCGGGGCTGACCGTCTATGCCGTGCCGCAGGTGATCGCCGCCGCCGCCCCGCTGGGCAGCACGGCGGTGCAGGTCGGCACGCTGGTGAAGCTGGTGCGCGTGCTGATGCTGGGCCCGGTCTGCCTGATTCTGTCGCTGCTGGCGCCGCAGCTGGACAGGACTGCGTCCGCCGCCCGCCGTCCGGCCGCGCCGCCGGTCCGTCGTCTGGTGCCGTGGTTCATCCAGGGCTTCCTGGCGATGATCGCCCTGCGCTCCCTCGACCTCATTCCGCAGCCAGCCCTGGTGCCGATGGGGCATGCGGCGACGCTGCTGACCGTGGTGTCGATGGCGGCGCTCGGGCTGGGGGTCGATGTGCGGACGGTGGCGCGGGCGGGCGGGCGGGTGACCGCGGCGGTCGTCCTCTGCCTTCTCATGCTGGGCGCGGTCAGCCTGGGCCTGATCCATCTGATCGGCCTGGCCTGA
- a CDS encoding ATP-dependent DNA helicase: MQSDTPTDEQHRAIQAIDAWYTDDRAPQVFWLAGEAGTGKSKTTAFVLEHLLDRRRLTDYVVGAPTGKAAQVLRQKGIEGAATLHSLLYAPRKDGDTGELFFSRRSDGPIADADLIVCDEGSMIGDDVARDLLRTEKKILVIADDYQLPPVSGQGLFTSGEPDFRLTEPHRTARESPVIRLAHLLRRHEMPRRFGAVGKVHVLPLERSTQSLVMRPSSQAICGTHRVRTTYTKRMRALLGHESVMPQTGERVICRRNQKDEGLYNGMIGTLTRPAAEAQGRDAGLWSLGVQMEDEVRSRGKLMVHPWMFQAHYTEGMVQPRVGKDIQLYDWAWLITCHAAQGSEFPSVTVVDDSAAFREHRWRWLYTAVTRSRDELVLLLRNAALGGPWQLPDFDDCLPDRAGVP, translated from the coding sequence ATGCAATCCGACACGCCGACCGACGAGCAGCACCGCGCGATCCAGGCGATCGATGCATGGTACACGGACGACCGGGCGCCGCAGGTCTTCTGGCTCGCCGGAGAGGCGGGAACGGGAAAGAGCAAGACCACCGCCTTCGTGCTGGAGCATCTGCTGGACCGTCGTCGGTTGACCGATTATGTGGTCGGCGCGCCGACCGGCAAGGCCGCCCAGGTCCTGCGCCAGAAGGGGATCGAGGGGGCGGCGACCCTGCACTCGCTGCTCTACGCCCCGCGCAAGGACGGCGACACCGGCGAGCTGTTCTTCTCCCGCCGCAGCGACGGCCCGATTGCCGATGCCGACCTGATCGTCTGCGACGAGGGGTCGATGATCGGCGACGACGTGGCCCGCGACCTTCTGCGGACGGAGAAGAAGATCCTGGTGATCGCCGACGATTACCAGCTGCCGCCGGTTTCCGGCCAGGGCCTGTTCACCAGCGGCGAGCCCGATTTCCGCCTGACCGAGCCGCACCGCACCGCGCGGGAAAGCCCGGTCATCCGGCTCGCCCACCTGCTGCGCCGGCATGAGATGCCGCGCCGCTTCGGCGCCGTCGGCAAGGTCCATGTCCTGCCGCTGGAGCGCAGCACACAGTCGCTTGTGATGCGGCCCTCGTCGCAGGCGATCTGCGGCACCCACCGTGTCCGCACCACCTACACCAAGCGGATGCGCGCGCTGCTCGGCCATGAGTCGGTGATGCCGCAGACGGGGGAGCGCGTCATCTGCCGGCGCAACCAGAAGGACGAGGGGCTCTACAACGGCATGATCGGCACGCTGACCCGTCCGGCGGCCGAGGCCCAGGGCCGCGACGCCGGCCTGTGGTCGCTGGGCGTGCAGATGGAGGACGAGGTGCGGTCCCGCGGCAAGCTGATGGTCCATCCCTGGATGTTCCAGGCCCACTATACCGAGGGCATGGTCCAGCCGCGGGTGGGCAAGGACATCCAGCTCTATGACTGGGCCTGGCTGATCACCTGCCACGCCGCCCAGGGCTCGGAATTCCCGTCGGTCACGGTGGTGGACGACTCCGCCGCCTTCCGGGAACACCGCTGGCGCTGGCTCTACACCGCCGTCACCCGGTCGCGCGACGAGCTGGTTCTTCTTCTGCGCAACGCCGCGCTCGGCGGTCCCTGGCAGCTCCCGGATTTCGACGACTGCCTGCCGGACCGAGCGGGCGTTCCATAA
- a CDS encoding MBL fold metallo-hydrolase: MRNPYWQGPVSSNFDGVRFFNPGEPDTDRSLRQLLRWQFGRRKVRWPGEVPVTPAVPNPEADALRVTVVGHATALIQAPGLNILTDPVWSERASPVRFAGPKRATEPGIRFDDLPRIDAVLLSHNHYDHMDIDTLRRLQERDAPLVVTPLGNDTILRKHMPGIRTAAGDWWSRFEIAADTEVHIVPANHWSSRTVRDRRMALWGGFFLRTPAGTLYFAGDTGYGTGAAFKAIHRRLGGCDLALIPIGAYDPRWFMSAQHCDPEEAVRIMLDVGARKAVGIHWGTFALTDEPREEPPERLRATLAAHGVEPGRFEAAFPGMVVSA, from the coding sequence ATGCGTAACCCCTACTGGCAAGGACCCGTCTCCTCGAACTTCGATGGGGTGCGCTTCTTCAATCCGGGAGAGCCGGACACCGACCGCTCGCTGCGCCAGCTGCTGCGCTGGCAGTTCGGCCGCCGCAAGGTCAGATGGCCGGGCGAGGTGCCTGTCACCCCCGCCGTGCCGAACCCGGAGGCCGACGCGCTGCGCGTGACGGTGGTGGGGCATGCGACCGCGCTGATCCAGGCGCCAGGGCTGAACATCCTGACCGATCCGGTCTGGTCGGAGCGGGCGAGCCCGGTGCGCTTCGCCGGGCCGAAGCGGGCAACGGAGCCGGGCATCCGCTTCGACGACCTGCCGCGGATCGACGCCGTTCTGCTGTCGCACAACCATTACGACCATATGGACATCGACACGCTGAGGCGGTTGCAGGAGCGTGACGCGCCGCTGGTCGTCACGCCGCTCGGCAACGACACCATCCTGCGCAAGCATATGCCCGGGATAAGGACGGCCGCGGGCGACTGGTGGAGCCGGTTCGAGATTGCCGCGGACACCGAGGTCCACATCGTACCGGCGAACCACTGGTCGTCGCGGACGGTGCGCGACCGGCGGATGGCGCTGTGGGGCGGCTTCTTCCTGCGCACGCCGGCCGGCACGCTCTATTTCGCCGGCGACACCGGCTATGGCACCGGGGCGGCCTTCAAGGCGATCCACCGGCGGCTCGGCGGCTGCGATCTCGCCCTGATCCCCATCGGCGCCTACGATCCGCGCTGGTTCATGTCCGCCCAGCATTGCGACCCGGAGGAGGCGGTGCGGATCATGCTGGATGTCGGAGCGCGGAAGGCCGTCGGCATCCATTGGGGCACCTTCGCCCTGACAGACGAGCCGCGCGAGGAGCCGCCGGAGCGGCTGCGCGCCACGCTGGCCGCCCATGGCGTCGAACCCGGCAGGTTCGAAGCGGCCTTTCCGGGAATGGTGGTGAGCGCCTGA
- a CDS encoding aldo/keto reductase, translating to MPDSAHFAPPGPLGFGGAPLGNMFEEVADDIAEATLDAAWNAGIRYFDTAPEYGPGISEHRFGHVLRNRPRDGFVLSTKVGRLLRADGSKGGRHGPFVKGLPFRVDYDYTADGVRRSIEDSLQRLGMARIDIAYIHDCAEDAHGDRWLEVFDTAMRGAAVALTRLREEGVIRAWGLGVNRVEPCVMALERADPDVFLLAGRYSLLNQPALDELFPRCAERGVHVVVGGPYNSGLIAGGNTFEYQEASSDKVAARDRLAEVAGRHGVDLRAAALQFCAAHPVVASVIPGTKNPARLQENVQLMAQPIPADFWRELKASGVLPEQAPTPA from the coding sequence ATGCCAGACAGCGCGCATTTCGCTCCGCCCGGCCCGCTCGGCTTCGGCGGCGCTCCCCTGGGCAACATGTTCGAGGAGGTTGCGGACGACATCGCCGAAGCCACGCTCGACGCCGCCTGGAATGCCGGCATCCGCTATTTCGACACCGCTCCCGAATATGGTCCCGGCATTTCCGAACACCGGTTCGGCCATGTGTTGCGCAACCGTCCGCGCGACGGGTTCGTGCTGTCCACCAAGGTCGGGCGGCTGCTCCGCGCGGACGGGAGCAAGGGCGGACGCCATGGCCCCTTCGTGAAGGGGCTGCCGTTCCGCGTCGATTACGACTATACCGCCGACGGCGTCCGCCGGTCGATCGAGGACAGCCTGCAGCGGCTGGGCATGGCGCGCATCGACATCGCCTACATCCACGACTGCGCCGAGGACGCCCATGGCGACCGCTGGCTGGAGGTGTTCGACACCGCCATGAGGGGCGCCGCCGTGGCGCTCACGCGGCTGCGCGAGGAGGGTGTGATCCGCGCCTGGGGCCTGGGAGTCAACCGGGTGGAGCCCTGCGTCATGGCGCTGGAACGCGCCGACCCCGACGTGTTCCTGCTGGCCGGCCGCTACAGCCTGCTGAACCAGCCGGCGCTGGATGAATTGTTCCCGCGCTGCGCGGAGCGCGGCGTGCATGTGGTGGTCGGCGGCCCCTACAACTCCGGCCTCATCGCCGGCGGCAACACCTTCGAGTACCAGGAGGCCTCATCCGACAAGGTCGCCGCCCGCGACCGGCTGGCGGAGGTCGCCGGCCGCCATGGAGTCGATCTGCGTGCGGCGGCGCTGCAGTTCTGCGCCGCCCATCCGGTGGTCGCCTCGGTCATTCCCGGAACCAAGAACCCGGCGCGCCTGCAGGAGAATGTCCAGCTGATGGCGCAGCCGATCCCCGCCGATTTCTGGCGGGAGCTGAAGGCGTCGGGCGTGTTGCCGGAACAGGCGCCGACACCGGCGTGA
- a CDS encoding diguanylate cyclase — MKRAWVLATIGLIGLLNGVLGALLAAEREAALRSMVDVAALAAANNAKHMDEVLEIVNRSMSMVSEFMRASERIAGLDDVDIHRLLVHQHRITPILRSMFVVSAEGHLRYDSRSNSPARIDLSDRDYVHHHLSGNADTLFIGKPVISRVTGEWVVPVSRRIEDRFGRLIGIIAAAIDPELFFATLHASALPEGMKAAILSPSGYVFGCLPKTDCLGQPAAEWPLFRQQSTAPGTVAAFQRVSVMPDVVGPGAYEVSPRYGIVAAVAIRTPDAIADWISRLPAYFALDVVLSGGGAVLSVVLYRQVARRRHAMQDLAEANARLEQRVAERTAALRRSEQRLTTFLATARDAMLVMDGNGTVQFLNPAATALFGYPADDVIGRNVDLILPGLPNDPSTLSGSGRFDTLGWSRQGASHELVARHRSGVEFPVELTLGRSESEGEAIHVGVLRDIRERKLQEERLWELANLDALTGLLNRRAFMERGSALLEAGWRQGSPVSVLMIDADHFKAINDGFGHQAGDDVLRALAGILGSAVRSGDLLGRLGGEEFAIILPGTDGSGAEHVAERLLADVREVRVQVPGSRRELTVTVSIGIGVSGRRCRLDDLLAQADRALYLAKSAGRDRQASAA; from the coding sequence ATGAAGCGCGCATGGGTCCTCGCGACCATCGGACTGATCGGCCTGCTCAACGGGGTGCTCGGCGCTCTGCTGGCGGCGGAGCGCGAGGCCGCCCTCCGCTCCATGGTGGATGTCGCCGCCCTCGCCGCCGCGAACAATGCCAAGCACATGGACGAGGTGCTGGAGATCGTCAATCGCAGCATGTCCATGGTGTCGGAGTTCATGCGCGCGTCGGAGCGGATCGCCGGGCTCGATGACGTGGACATTCACCGGCTGCTCGTTCATCAGCACCGGATCACGCCCATCCTCCGCAGCATGTTCGTCGTCTCGGCGGAGGGGCACCTGCGCTACGATTCCCGGAGCAACTCCCCCGCTCGCATCGATCTGTCCGACCGGGATTATGTCCACCACCATCTGTCAGGCAACGCCGACACCCTGTTCATCGGCAAGCCCGTCATCAGCCGCGTCACCGGCGAATGGGTCGTGCCGGTGAGCCGGCGCATCGAAGATCGCTTCGGCAGGTTGATCGGGATCATCGCGGCTGCCATCGATCCCGAGCTCTTCTTCGCCACCCTGCACGCCTCGGCGCTTCCCGAGGGAATGAAGGCGGCCATCCTGTCCCCGTCCGGCTACGTGTTCGGCTGCCTGCCCAAGACCGATTGCCTGGGCCAGCCGGCCGCCGAATGGCCCCTTTTCCGTCAGCAATCGACGGCACCCGGCACCGTCGCAGCATTCCAGCGCGTTTCGGTGATGCCTGATGTGGTCGGACCTGGCGCCTATGAGGTGAGCCCCCGCTACGGTATCGTCGCGGCCGTTGCGATCCGCACGCCGGATGCGATCGCAGACTGGATCAGCCGGTTGCCGGCCTATTTCGCCCTGGATGTCGTGCTCAGCGGCGGCGGCGCGGTCCTGTCCGTGGTGCTCTACCGGCAGGTCGCCCGGCGGCGGCACGCCATGCAGGATCTGGCCGAGGCGAACGCCCGGCTGGAGCAGCGGGTGGCGGAGCGGACAGCCGCCCTGCGGCGCAGCGAACAGCGGCTGACCACCTTCCTGGCGACGGCACGCGACGCGATGCTTGTGATGGACGGCAACGGCACGGTGCAGTTCCTCAATCCGGCGGCGACCGCCCTGTTCGGCTATCCGGCCGACGATGTGATCGGCAGGAACGTCGACCTGATCCTGCCGGGGCTGCCGAACGATCCGTCCACCCTGTCCGGCTCCGGCCGCTTCGACACCCTTGGCTGGTCGAGACAGGGCGCCAGCCACGAACTGGTCGCCCGGCACCGCAGCGGCGTCGAATTCCCGGTCGAACTCACCCTGGGTCGCTCGGAGAGCGAGGGTGAGGCGATCCATGTCGGCGTCCTGCGCGACATCCGCGAGCGCAAGCTGCAGGAGGAGAGGCTGTGGGAACTGGCGAATCTCGACGCCCTGACCGGCCTTCTGAACCGGCGCGCCTTCATGGAGCGCGGCAGCGCCCTGCTCGAGGCTGGTTGGCGCCAGGGCAGCCCGGTCAGCGTGCTGATGATCGACGCCGACCATTTCAAGGCGATCAACGACGGTTTCGGTCATCAGGCCGGCGACGACGTTCTGCGCGCTCTCGCCGGCATCCTGGGATCGGCGGTGCGCAGCGGCGACCTGCTGGGGCGCCTGGGGGGCGAGGAGTTCGCCATCATCCTGCCGGGGACCGACGGCAGCGGTGCCGAGCATGTGGCCGAACGGCTGCTGGCGGATGTCCGCGAGGTGCGGGTGCAGGTGCCGGGGAGCAGGCGGGAGCTGACCGTCACCGTCAGCATCGGCATCGGTGTGTCCGGGCGGCGTTGCAGGCTGGACGACCTGCTGGCGCAGGCCGACCGCGCGCTCTACCTTGCCAAGAGCGCCGGCCGCGACCGCCAAGCCTCGGCCGCCTGA
- a CDS encoding helix-turn-helix domain-containing protein encodes MGSQDPTSFDELGSRISLVVGLYKTKTQAARSAGSTLEMLNRYIRGEHKLPLEKATGLCEPVGVSMNWLAWGIGPMLLGDCTPAAPSALGRMDEALLANLVEGVDLFLEAEDLQLPPRHKARVTVLFYRLLERRRARLQTEGSDVPPELCIAGHPVDISADPDLSDIVRLAE; translated from the coding sequence GTGGGAAGCCAGGATCCCACTTCGTTCGATGAACTGGGATCTCGCATTTCTCTCGTGGTTGGCCTCTACAAAACGAAGACCCAGGCCGCCCGCAGCGCTGGCAGCACACTGGAGATGCTGAACCGGTACATTCGCGGGGAGCACAAGCTGCCACTAGAAAAAGCGACAGGGTTGTGTGAGCCAGTGGGCGTTAGTATGAACTGGCTGGCTTGGGGCATAGGCCCAATGTTGCTTGGCGATTGCACACCAGCGGCGCCATCCGCTCTGGGCAGGATGGATGAGGCATTGCTGGCTAATCTGGTGGAAGGCGTTGACCTCTTCTTGGAAGCAGAGGACCTGCAGCTGCCGCCGCGACACAAGGCGCGGGTTACCGTGTTGTTCTACCGATTGCTGGAACGGCGCCGTGCGCGGCTCCAAACGGAAGGAAGCGATGTTCCTCCCGAACTATGTATTGCAGGCCATCCGGTTGACATTTCAGCAGACCCGGACTTGTCAGACATTGTTCGCCTTGCCGAGTGA
- a CDS encoding helix-turn-helix domain-containing protein, which translates to MAKPVVPLDPADRRDWVISALRRKGSSMRQIAFQIGVCPQAVAQALHLPSARIEAALAEKLELAVQDLFPERYRADGTRLCRTRLPDRKAA; encoded by the coding sequence ATGGCAAAACCCGTAGTTCCCTTGGACCCTGCTGATCGCCGTGATTGGGTGATATCTGCGTTACGTCGTAAGGGCAGCAGCATGCGCCAGATCGCCTTTCAGATTGGCGTCTGCCCTCAAGCTGTCGCGCAGGCGCTGCACCTGCCATCTGCCCGCATCGAAGCCGCGCTGGCTGAAAAGCTCGAACTCGCGGTGCAGGACCTCTTTCCTGAGCGGTATCGGGCAGATGGAACACGGCTGTGTCGCACTCGGCTGCCAGATCGCAAAGCGGCCTAA
- a CDS encoding phage regulatory CII family protein, with protein MAKSPYKHRRPGSLKAAVADLIEHCGGLQRAAEVARVSRSQLFRYSNDSEEDANCHMPADIAAALERYCGQPTVTEWLAVEAGCALLPVTVEPAAEAIPKNVAEIAQHASKLFAEFAAAYSDGAIDAGEAGKMLSAGDEMLREYMHLRPALTDRTRG; from the coding sequence ATGGCCAAATCTCCATACAAACATCGTCGGCCCGGCAGCCTGAAAGCCGCTGTCGCCGACCTGATCGAACACTGTGGCGGTCTGCAGCGCGCTGCTGAAGTAGCGCGCGTGTCAAGATCCCAGCTGTTCAGGTACAGTAATGACAGCGAAGAAGACGCCAATTGTCATATGCCTGCAGATATCGCGGCGGCTTTGGAGCGCTACTGCGGTCAACCAACAGTTACTGAGTGGCTGGCCGTTGAGGCAGGTTGCGCGTTGCTGCCTGTGACGGTCGAGCCAGCCGCAGAAGCAATTCCCAAGAACGTGGCCGAGATCGCTCAACACGCGAGCAAGCTGTTTGCGGAGTTCGCAGCCGCTTACTCCGATGGGGCCATTGACGCGGGTGAAGCCGGGAAAATGTTGTCAGCCGGCGACGAGATGCTGCGCGAGTACATGCATCTGCGGCCGGCGCTGACCGACCGGACGCGGGGCTGA